In Tachysurus vachellii isolate PV-2020 chromosome 12, HZAU_Pvac_v1, whole genome shotgun sequence, the DNA window tcatttccagggtaattgaaatggaacacgctttggtgtatgcggttgctacaaaaaagagcatttactgtttgctgcattttcgctggcggcagcagcgcattttaagaccaaacgagacatctgggtgaaagatcagagCCAGCACTTGTgggaaaacatgtttgtttctggcgcgctgcatgactcgcgagtcacctgtgagtgacgtacttccgtttgggaggagtatagcgctgacgtatgtggcttgaacaaccacattcatttacacctgtccagtttcatctgaaatgcttcccagaccacctcctcaagtggtttgaaccatcggatttatatccgtctcgaaaacgtttctgagggcatttagacctggtctttttaccatcggatagctatcggatcacagaaaacgcatgaagtgaccaggtgtaaaaaccccctaagCTATGCAACCCAAGTTCCACGAGCTAATGGCTTACAAAACTCGCCGTCTAAGTTAAAAAAGCACATTGAGGTGAGGTGACTTTAGCCAAACATTATCTGAGCTTAAATTATTGCTATATatgtaagttaattgtgcaaagctatagtttttgttattatcagtcgattattgacaatattgtaGTGACCCAGTAAATGTCAATGGTTTGCTTGCTACCAGTAGGCTATGATTCAACATTGCAAACTAGTTTGGTGGCTCGGTGTGAGATTTGAAATTCAAATTGAACCAAATGTTACCTTAgcttatattgttactatatgcaatatttgtaagttaattgtgcaaagctataatCCACAGCTGGTTGATAAGGTATGTACTAAGGATAGTCACgatcctgtctgtgtatgagagtgcacACGTGCCTGTATGGGGCCCTATGGGTCTTTATAAAGAGGTAATAGGCCCAACTATTGgtcaaatgctgtttaaaatgattttactgctaattttcaatcatgccagcagctgcttgtggtcctaaaaacagctttaaaaagaaagttcacccaaaaatcattttctcatcctcatgttgttttaaatctgtatgaatttctttattctgatgaacacaaaagaagatattttgataaatgatggTAAGCACACAGCTGATTGTAACCATTGACTTCCATAGaaggaaaacaaatattatGGAAGTATAGTGATAAATGAAGACcatattttgataaatgatggTAAGCACAAAGCTGACGGTACCATTGAATTCCATCATTTGTTTTCCTACTATGGAAGTCAGTGGTTACAATCAGCTGTGTGCTTAtcatcatttatcaaaatatcttcttttgtgttcatcagaaaaaaagtaattcatacagatttagaacatgaggatgaggatgaggtagcctagtggttaaggtgttgggctaccaatcggaaggttgtgagtttgattcctacgtccaccgagctgccactgctgggcccctgagcaaggcccttaaccctcaattgctcagttgtatgaaaaagaaaaatgagataaaaatgtaagtctctctggatcaGGGCGTCTGgtaaatgtgaaaatgattacacaatttttctttttgggtgaactatccctttaatgtgtgtaaattcTGTAGACAGTTAAATGAGTTTGAattgagtttaaaatgaaattgaataacacacacacaacccaataCACAATTACAATAGTGTCATATGGTCTAAATTGccctgatttttgtttttattccacaGTCCTTGACTACATCAGAAACCACTTAGACTGTCAGGCCGAGAATCACATCACTGGCTCCCAATCATCTGAGGAAGAGGACTTCCTTTCCTGCTTGAAGAAGACCAGCCCTCTTGATTCGACCCAGCAGTTGTATGTGTACCTGGGGTGCCCAGGAGACACAGTAGAGGTACTAACGTCCTTCCCAGCTGTATGCCAGCTATGGCTTAAGCTTAATACACCACTCCTGGCCTCAACAGCCTGTGAAAGACTTTTCCGTGTTGCAGGGCTGATCTTCAGGCCAAGAAGAGCATGCATTGGCTCAAAGAACCTTGAAAACTAGCTGCTTTTGCGGCTGAACAAAGGATATTGGTAACTCTTTGTCGCATGTTCTGTGCTTCCCTGTTGTTGTTTACTCTGTTGTTGTTTGGTTGTGTTTGGTTCAATAAAGGTTATTGATGACATGCCtctgaagtttgactttttgTACCATTACAATACTTATAGCCAACTAGTCATATCTTCTGCTCCATGAAACACAGTTCAGTAGTACACATGCATTGTACtaaaatgtgttcttttttaatgtgcatatacagtatgtggctgaAACAGGTAGCCTAGTGCATCCCAAATTTTTCAACATTGTCATATTAATATAACTTTATAGTCATTATGGcctttagaaatattttttttggagTAGTGCACAATAGGCCCCTGTGGCACAGCCTAAGCTTTTGTCCTTAATGCCATTTTTCCCTTgcattacttttatacttttaaagtagttttAAAACCAGAACTTTTACACTTTTCCTTGAGTAAAAAGCTTGAGTTGATAAAGTTGACTTATAAAGAAGTATTTTTAAACCCTAGTATCTATACTTCTACCtgagtaatgaatgtgaatacttttgacaccactgCTAAAGACTCGCATAACCTCATAAAAACCGTCCTGGACCCAGGGAATGTACCACATTACGTTTCTTACTCTAAATTCCCTGGACCTTTTCCGGTCTTGTGAAGAGAACAGAATATCTTTTTGATTTTTTCCACACTTTCGCTTTCTTTGCCCTCTTGTCGTCTTCATTATCCGACTGCCACCTCTTCTCCCACTGTTTCCTGTCATCCCTCTGCCCCGCGTCCTCCTTTTCCTCGTCCAGCAGAAGGTCGTAACGAGAGCTTTCGGGAAGgcgttaaacaaacacaacctcGGCTCTcgcaaaaaatacaaatggtCTCTTGagactgttttgttttcagtgcaTACTGTTGTGAATGCATATtgtatttgtcattttaatctTCGGCCAAATCCAACCTGAAACCTTATATTTACGGTTAATTTCGTACCTTTAGGTCTTTCCTCGGTGTATAAATCCACTACAATGTCACCTAATGTTGTTTCTAACAACACCGCCATTCTGGTTCAAATCAGAACGGACTGTGCATACGCGGAGGCTAACGGCTAATTTTACCCCAGCAGATATTAGCAactagtggttagcacattcgcctcacacctccagggttgagggttcgattcccgcctccgccttgtgtgtggagtttgcatgttttcctcgtgctttgggggtttcctctgggtactctggtttcctcccctggtccaaagacatgcatggtaggttgattggcatcgctggaaaattgtccgtagtgtgtgtctgtgagtgtgtgagtgaatgagagtgtgtgtgccctgcgatgggttggcactccatccagggtgtatcctgccttgatgcccgatgacgcctgagataggcacaggctccccatgacccgaggtagttcggataagcggtataaaatgaatgaatgaatgaatgttcttagTCCTCAACATCTTTTGTAAGCTAACTGTGTACCAGGGCTTATTAAAGTCCTGATTGATTTTCTTTACAGAGCTACTAACTGGAAAGCATTTATTAAAACTAgagctaataataatcataaattgTTGATATGCTCTTTCAGCATCGTATTCCTCATACAGATCATCCCAAGAAGTACTAGCAATCAAATCTttaaatttagaaatatttacattactCATAATTCTCTTTTGCTGTATATCTTTTAAAAGTTTAACTCGGTTAGTGCTAATTtcagaaaaatgaaatatgGGAAAATGATTGGACAAATCTGAATATAGAGAACCAGATTTAATTCCTTCACTTAGAGAATTTCTTAAAATATTATCAATGTTACTCTCTTAATAAACTCTTGTAGGTTTATTAATAAGAGGAAAACAATAACTAGAATAAAGAATATTAAGAAAATCTACAGTAGggatttcaaatttatttaagaGATCTATATTAAAAtcttgtgttttaataaaaataaatagtgaatGAAATTGTCATAATTCCTAGAGACTTCTTATATTCAAATGAAAAGTAGAAAAAATATTAGCAGGCAAAGATCTACATAAATCATTAAGCTTAGTTTCAGTATAAAAAGTACAAAGATTTGAAGCACCCAacgattaaaaataaatttaatctgGGTCAACATAAACATTATATGGATTGGATGTAGAAAAATCAAAGGTCTCAGCTTCAAAATCAAATTTGTTAGAATCAATAGTGTATTTAAAGAATTAACAGATATGTGATTACTAATAAGAAAAAACTATAAGTGGTTGTGTTATCAAATCTAATGAACCAAACTCTGAGCCTTTggctttctttgttttggttgaTCAATAAGTTTGTCGTATCTCAAATATGCAATATCACCTCTCTCACGGGCTGCCTTCATTGCTGGAAGTAGTTCTCTCCTTCTGTGTCGAATGGTTTCAGGAAAGTCTTAATTTATGAAGATAACTGTGCCCTTTAACCCTGATATTTTCCTCGGGTCAATCTGACCCAGCTGGAAAGTTtagtgtcataacttgggttttcttccacatatttgcctgaaatttaccaggattgttctaaattatgaaaattaattttgtatattttcgttgaactatgtgttcagactaGTATACACTACGCGTTTTGGAACCTCCCGGGTCATTTTGACctggccacatttagtggggcattggttacacttttgcccttttcagcacaatgaacatacatacagacacaaaactgcacaaacaaaatgtccacaaacacacgcacccaaaacacacactcacacaccacacacacacatgcacacacacacaaattgggcattgcatttcattaggcctccagaaaaaaaaagccaaacatttgtaaatatttcacacttttgatatgtcTTTGCCTaacagagggcaaaatatgatctaccgaaatgatactacacacacacacacacagacaaacacacaagcattgggcattgcaattcattaggcttccagacaaaacaaaagctactcatttgtaaatatttcactcttgctatatgcatttgtccagctgggggcaaaatctgatctaccagcaagcttcacacacacacacacacacacacacacacacacacacacacacacacacacacacacagtcaaacattgttcaaagcattgggcattgcatttcagttggcctccagacaaaacaaaggctacacatttgtaaacatttcacacacacacacgcacgcgcgcacacacacacaatcaaagctttgggcattgcatttcattgggccttcagacaaaaaaaaaaagctatgagATATGCCTTTGCCCAATTAGGGAcaagctttggcctggagatatgctgagtaatgtttgacatttttcagtcagtggttatccaaaataatatttaataatttctgcttattttactcaaaacatggcatagTTTCATAAGGGTTAtagttcataaattaagtataataaaaaaaaacataaggagtgtaaaagaagttttattcacatgaagatatgagtgtgtgtgcgtgtgtgtgcgtgtgtgtggccTGTTGTTGGATGATCAGATGGCATCTGATAggcaaaatacatattacaagtgtaaaatagatattacactcagaatggtgataattgtagaatttttgatttataagcattcaagtcaatttggcctgtaaaaaaacaggttttattatttgctgacattaaaaatggtcaaaatggtttcaaaacaatctcctgcctttgaaatataccagcctgtaattgtgcatcaacttttgttcctctatagtgaaaataattcaaaatttctgtttttttttactaaaaaatgaggcatttttgtatataaataaggtttattataccaaatatacatttttttgcaaaatatttgttaatatgttggaaacaagttagactaaaaaagtaaaaaaaaaatggctatcatatatagttcattttttataagcagtcaaaacagacaaggtcaagtagCTCGgtgctcctaatttgcataggaggAAAATATAAGGGTTAAGATCTTAGCTTTATCCAAAAATGCAAGTTTATTCTTCAGCCACAAGAATCTAACAACAATGGGTCGGGGTTTCTCTGACAATGCCCTTTGATTCCCAACTCTATGAGCCCATTCCAGCTCTATTTCTACTGTAGATTTTCACTAAAAAGTTTTCTCACTTTTTCTTCAGATTCACACACCTTTTCTCCTGCAGATTCTTTCAAGCCATCCACAACAATATTGTTCTGTCTTGTCTGAAGATCTTGTCTGTGATCAAACTTTTACCAATTGTATCCAGATCCTTCCTGGTTTCCTTTCAATTTGTAGACCAAGTTTTACAATTGATTTTAAGATCATCAAGTTCTTTTTGAGTCATTTCTAGGCTCACCTTAAAATCAAAAACCTGCTTTGACAGGTCATCAATTCTCCTGTTTGAAGAATCAACTATGATTTGTACACAGGTTTTGAagcttttttcttgttgttcaAGCAAGGTTCTGTAGAAGTCTTTTTGCTGTTCCAATAATTCTCGTACTTGGGCCATGGTAACATATTCCTCGGTATTGTTGTTTGTTGCTTTAGGTGGCATGGTTTGGTCATCAAGGCCTGTTAGGCCCAAAACTCACCTACAGCCAAAAATCTTCCACAAAAGACGATTAAAGTCCagaattttgttatttaaagttGATTTATCTCCTCTTAACAcgcttttaaaacaaaatatgtcattttgGACAGGATTCTTTGGATTATTGTTTGATTGAAAACCTTGCACAGTTCAGAAAAACACTGCAGCAGCCATCTTGCTGAAGAAACTTCAactttttgttttcagtgtatATTGTTGTGAATGCATATtgcatttatgtcattttaatcTTCAGCCAAATCCAACTTGAAACCTGATATTTTCGGTTAATTTCGTACCTTTAGGTCTTTCCTCTGTGTATAGATCCACTATAATGTCGCCTAACGTTGTTTCTAGCAACACCGCCATTCTGGTTCAAATTCAGAACAGACTGCGCATGTGCGGAGGCTAACGGCTAATTTTACCTCAACGGTtattagcaacattagcaaACCCGGTGACTTACtgtaataaaaagacaaaataagacacgttacttctgtttattttaatattttcaaacTCTGATATTACACttttttagtgtaaaaaaaaagttggaaatgtaaaaataaaataaaaaattacatgcAAGCACTTATAGCAACTAGTGACTATAATtcatagatttaaaaacaatattctgttcattctgttgtattttacatatttagacACTCACTCATATCAGATGTTTATTTCAATCAAGcttaacctaaaaaaaaaaaaataactggtcgttttagaaataaataaaaagtcatattgctaatattttattttggatcACATAATTTTACAGATGTTCCATAAGAGTAGAGCTTGAACCCAGCGtatagaggctgagtgaatgtggtgtagactctgtggaggagcttcatggtgtcagagacgctgtagaaggacagagttcctgcactgtgatccacatacactcctattctggaGGATGATGGAACTCTGAGATTAGTCATAATGTTGTtgtgatagaaagagagagaagaagaagaacaacaataCAGACTCCAGGACTGTTTGTTGcgtccaaacacacactcattatccCATCCTTTCCTCCTGATGTCTTTATATGAGACTGATATGGACACACCATCACcgctccactccacctcccagtaacagcgtccacacacactctccttacacaacacctgaCTGTAGgagtcaaatctctctggatgatcAGAGTACTGCTGCTCTCTCTTACTGACTGTCACTGCTCTGTTCTTCTTAGACAGAATGAGTTTACGATGTGTCGTGTTGGGATCCAGAGTCCGAGaacagaaatctaaaataaaggagaaaaacaaactgaacaatGTGAATATGTTgggtttaattaatttaaaggtgtgtgtgtgtgtgtgtgtgtgtgtgtgtgtgtgtgtgtgttacacatacagtgcaGAAAATCATCTCTACTCTTTGGTTCTGAGGGTAAAATTATCTGAAGTTCTGCAGCTGTggagacacagaaacaaaatggAGATGGAAAAATCAGGTGCCGTAAAAAAGACTGAAACAAATTAAAGTGACAGAATTTCTGTCTgatatttaatcagtgttttattttagacaaCACATTATCAGGACCATTTCTCTCACCACGTCCAGGGATGTTGATGAATTCCACGAGTCTCTTTTTCAGGTCAGAGAGAGATTTCTTCACTCCATCAAATGAGAGATGTTGACTGACAGTGATGCTGGATGTGTCGTCACGTCCAGAAGACACACGAAGAGACTGGAAActctacagagagaaagaaaaacggTTGAGAAATATacgtacaggtgtgtgtgtgtgtgtgtgtgtgtgtgtgtgtgtgtgtgtgtgtttcagacagtgtgtgttacctgcaggAAATGGatgtgatcgtgtgtgtgtgaaagcttctcCATCTCAGTGATTCTCCTCTGACGATCATTAATCTCTTGCTCCAGTTGCTCCAGGAGTCGTTCAGCTCGACTCAGTTCAGccttctcctgagctctgatcatcTCCGTCACCTCCGAGCGCTTTTTCTCCATGAAGCTGATCAGCTCAGTAAAGATCCTCTCATTGTCCTCCACTGCTGTCTGTGTACTGAGCTGTTAggagacacacaacacatgaaggtccatttaaagctcatctctcgttctctctcttactgggaCTCTAAATGACTCCATGTtgtccatgttgtgtgtgtttctaggagCAGCTCTGTCTCTGCTCACTGCTCACCTTTATAGTGTTCACAGCCGgtttcagctcctgcaccttcttctgcttctcctggagTCTCTGCTGGAATTTCAGCTGCTCCTCCTGTAGCTCAttctgaggaaaaataaaagacatttcacTGTTTATAAACTTTACGAGCAGTTTATACAGAGTGTATGAGCTCAGTGTTTGAACACTAACTGCACAGAAAGGGTTAAAGTTCACTCGGGTTCTACGGAGCACCTTATTAAATATAACACTGGATGTTGGCTGTTACAAAGTTCATAGGTTAACACGGAAATATATTTTAGTCTTTAATGAATATACTTGGGTTCCTTTGGGTTACATCACAATTAACAACAAAAGATGTatcgatttttttcttttttaataataatatatccaaAGCTTAAAAGTTTAATATGAACCCTAAGTTGTAGCTTCTGCTTGGAAACCTTCAGCCACTTTacattagaaatataaattgTATGAACTGACTGAATAGATGAGACTTGTATTTCTCACCTCTTTCTCAGTTCTGTAAGCTTTAACTGAGACGGTGTCGTGGCTTTTATGTTCATCCGTCATACACAGAGAACAGATGAAGCTTTGGTCAGAACGACAGAAGATCTTCAACACTTCATCatgttcagagcagatcttctctTGTAGATTTCCAGAAGCTTTGACTAACTTGTGCTTTTTCCATGAAGGAACTTGATAGTGAGGTTTGAGATGAGTTTCACAAAATGAagccacacacaccagacaggacttgacggctttgtgttttctcccggtgcagaaatcacactccacatctccaggTCCAGTGTAACAGTGATCAGGAGAAGCAGCTTGAACTTCAGtcttcttcttcagtttctccaccacTTCAGCCAGAATATTGTTTCTGCGTAGAACAGGCCTTGGTGTGAAAGTGTCTCTGcactgaggacagctgtagACGTCCTTCTGATCCTCCTGATCCCAGCAGCTattaatacacaccttacagaaactgtgaccacaGGAGAGAGTCACCGGATCCTTCAGGAGATCCAAACACATTGAACAGGTGAACTGATCCACTGAAAACTGATCTACTGAAATACTCGCCTCAGCCATTTTTCTGAACTCAGAGCAGCACTCTGAGTTCCGTTTTTGTTGAAATTAACTTcctggttctgtgtgtgtatgagaatcagaatcagaatcagaatcaggtttattggccaagtgttttgacacacacaag includes these proteins:
- the LOC132855425 gene encoding tripartite motif-containing protein 16-like codes for the protein MAEASISVDQFSVDQFTCSMCLDLLKDPVTLSCGHSFCKVCINSCWDQEDQKDVYSCPQCRDTFTPRPVLRRNNILAEVVEKLKKKTEVQAASPDHCYTGPGDVECDFCTGRKHKAVKSCLVCVASFCETHLKPHYQVPSWKKHKLVKASGNLQEKICSEHDEVLKIFCRSDQSFICSLCMTDEHKSHDTVSVKAYRTEKENELQEEQLKFQQRLQEKQKKVQELKPAVNTIKLSTQTAVEDNERIFTELISFMEKKRSEVTEMIRAQEKAELSRAERLLEQLEQEINDRQRRITEMEKLSHTHDHIHFLQSFQSLRVSSGRDDTSSITVSQHLSFDGVKKSLSDLKKRLVEFINIPGRAAELQIILPSEPKSRDDFLHYFCSRTLDPNTTHRKLILSKKNRAVTVSKREQQYSDHPERFDSYSQVLCKESVCGRCYWEVEWSGDGVSISVSYKDIRRKGWDNECVFGRNKQSWSLYCCSSSSLSFYHNNIMTNLRVPSSSRIGVYVDHSAGTLSFYSVSDTMKLLHRVYTTFTQPLYAGFKLYSYGTSVKLCDPK